TCAAGGAGTTGCAAGTCAACTAGATGAATGTGGACGGGATGCACCCAGCCACTTCCAGGATTAACCAATTCCCAAATTTCCACATCACCTGGTTGGGGATTAGCATCTACTCGTTGAGAATCCCAGGTCAGGTTATTGATCTTCCACTGTCCGTTGTTGCGTTCAAAGCGGAAGTTTCGGGTTCTAGCAATAGGCTTATCTCTTAAGGATTCTACAGGGCGTAATTGATTGGGAATAATGCTGTCATCTTGTTCTTGGCGTACCACATCAAAGCGTATGATAGCGTGCGTGCGCACATCATTATCAATAGTGCCTGAGAAGCCAACATTTCGTAAGTAGACTTGGGAACCGATCGGATATTTAGAAAAATCAATGACGATATCGTAGCGTTCTGCCATGCCAATTTGTAGACCTTGCAATGGCGCAACCAACTCTACAGGCGCGTCTAGTAAACCTGCATCGCTACCAATTACAATTAACCTTTCACCGCTAGTTTGTGCATCTGGTTTTTGGCTTAAAATCAGTCGATAATTCCGAGATGCAGAAGCGTTTAAAACACGGAAGCGGTACTTACGATTAGCCACTTGCATTTGCGGCCAAGGTACTCCATTAACGAGAATTACATCTCCATAAACGCTTCTTTGATTGTTGTCATCAAAGATTAAACTGCCATCCTTAGCTAATCGCTTATCTTGAATAATTAGCGGGACATCATAGTCGCCTTTAGGTAAAGGTAAATTGAGTTCGTACTCATCTTCCACAATGTACATCCCTGCTAAACCCATATACACGTTGCGGGAAGTGAAATCGAGAGTGTGGTCGTGATACCACAGAGTAGCAGCGCGATCGTTGGGATAAATGTAATCCTTGAAGTATTGGGGAGGAATATAATCAATCGCATAGCCATCGTACTGTGGCAACGATGCCATGCCGTGTAAATGGATAACATGATTAATTAACCGCCCTTGAGCATCTCTATCTAGCTGATTAATAAACCGAACTTTCGAGAAGCGTCCGCCTTCACTGCGCTTACCGCCTCGTTGTCTAATTGTTGGGCCTGGACTGATACCGTTATACCCCCAAATTTCTGTTTTCAGCCCAGGTAAAATTTCAATTGCAGACTTCTGAATTTTGATTTCATAATAATCGGTGGTGTCATCGCTGCGTTGCGGTTTAAGTACTGGCGGTACTTTAAAAGGAAGCTGAAAACGCAGAATTTGCGGACTCAATTGTGCAGAAGCAATACTTGGAAATCCAAAGGGTGAGAGTAAAACTCCACCACCAGCTAAACTAAGTTTTATCGCTTCGCGTCTGGTAATATTCATATTGTTTTTCCCATAAATGACCCATCATTTCCGCTGCATCTCAGAGAAAATTTCGCTCTTAACTAAAGCAATCAAGCCATTAGGAAGACTGAAGATGTTAAGGTTGCCCGTATAGCCAATTCTTAATTGGTGTAAATAAGGGCTGATCTACACTTGGAATTGACTATACTTAATCTTGTCTTCCTTGATGCATTCAGGAGTACGCCAACAATAGATCTGAATATCTATTTACTGAATATAGAAAGTAATTTATGATTTTTTCTAAAAATTAGTTTATATAAATATAAAAAATTAACACTACTAGTAGGTCATATCATTTCTGAAGGTAATTTAGTAGTCATTAAACACTGCTATTTTTAGCTTTAGAAGTACTTTGCTGCTTTATTTTTAAAGAAATGGCCCTTAGCTTGTTCCGTTGTTTCTACATCTATAAATAAGTTTACAAATCAAATATAAGTACTATGCAGCAGCATGATTCCCAACATAAATACCAAGCGATCGCGCTGTTTCTACCAGATAATTATGAGGATCTACAAGTGACGGACTTTTAGCTAAAACGGCTTCTAAAGGAACGGCTACAACTTCGCCATTTTGCCAAGCTACCATCTGTCCCGTTTTCCCACTAGCAATTAAATCTACAGCGGCTTTACCAAAAGCTGTGGCTACTAAACGGTCTAACGCTGAAGGAATCCCACCACGTTGGATATGTCCTAAAACTGAAGCTCGAATGTCGATTTGCTTGTGGCTGCAATTGCTGAGTTCATCGGCAATCAACTGTCCAATACCGCAGGATGGCTTTTCACAGGATGCATAGTTAGATGAATCTTCGGGAATATGAGCGCCTTCTGCAACCACGACAATCGCAAATCTGCGTCCCCAGCGATCGCGTAATTCTGCTAGATGTGCGCAAGTATCCTTAATAGTATAGGGAATTTCCGGCATCAAAATTACATCAGCACCGCCTGCAATACCAGAATGTAGGGCTAAATGACCAGCTGTGCGTCCCATCACTTCTACAATCATCACGCGATCGTGGCTGGAAGCGGTAAAGGTAAGACGATTTAGGGCATCCACAACTGTATTAACAGCAGTATCAAACCCTACTACTCTTTCTGTAAGCGCCACATCATTATCTATAGTTTTGGGAATAGCAATGAATTGCCAATTTCCCTTGTTTCGCAACTGGTTGAGAATAGCTAAACTACCGTCTCCCCCAATCCCAATTAAAGCATCCAGTTCTAAGGCCTGGTAGCCAGCCATAAGTTCATCGACATAAGCCAGAGTATCGCCTTTGTTGATACTGCCCAGGATAGTACCACCCATGCTTAATAAAGGATCTATACCACGCAAGTCTAAACCGTGGAGAGAAAGCGGAATTGCCTTTACCTCTAACAAGCCTCTTGTAGCATAAGGAATCCCCACTACCTGCCAGCCATAGGTCAAGGTAGCATGGCTGACAACAGCACGAATTACCGCATTCAGTCCCGGACAGTCACCGCCACTGGTAAGAATACCCAGTCGTTTTTGTGTTTTCATCGGACTTCAGCTAAAAAGCTTCTCTTCAACGAATCGAATTTAACCAATCATAAATCTGGTCTAACTGGCTTAATGTCACCAGCCCATACTGCCAAAGAATCATGGGTAATACACTAGGATTTTGTTCGGGATGTCGCAACGCCAGTTGCAAACCATCTGCCGGAATTGCCAAATCTTCTTGCAAAAAGCGGAGGAACTTTGCCAACCTTTTGGTTTCCATAGTTATCACCCTGTTTTGGCTATAGGAAGAGATTAGGTAAAAAATCTGAGGAACTTGTGAGGACTGGATAATTTTATTTACAGGAGATCGTAACGCATATCAATTTTAAATTTTGGTTTTATAGAATTTCTCAGTGTTGCTAACTTAAGGGATGAATGTCTCATATCATATCCGCTAAATTAGTTGCAATATGTCATTGCGAGGGGAACGAAGCAATCCCAACACCTTTAGGATTGCTTCGCTTCGCTCGCAATGACAAGTATTCAACCGGACATGATATCATCCAACAAATTAACAAGAATTTTCACACTTTCTGCTTCCTGCCCTCTGCCTTACTCTCGCGACAGTGGATGATTTTGCAAAACCCAACAGCGAAACAGTTCTACAATAATTCGCCAGCATCCCTCAGTCTGTGCAACTACATCATGGCGCATTAACATATCGAGCGCTGCTTGTAGCTGTTCGCTACCCAAAGCCGTAGACTCAGCTAAAGCATCAAAACTTAATCCTTCTGGGTGCGGTGCAAGTACCTGTATTATCACTTGCTGACCATCAGCACCCCGCATCGCCTGACCCCAAACCCCATCAAAATAGTAGCGTCCCCGCTTAAAAAACTCAGGATCGTTGATAACTGCTGCTACATCTTCCACCGTAAAAACCGGACTGCGGGAGCGTCCTTGCTCAAACACAAAATCATTGTAGCGGCGCACTAGCTGAAATCCCATAAGTTGGACTAAATAAGGTTGACCAGATGTTAAATTATAAATTTCATCTAGCGCTTCCGGGGTGTAGTCGAGGAGAAAGTCATCATCTGGGTTAGCTAGAATTTGTCTAGTAGCTGCACGTTCCTGAAAGCCTACATGAATGATAATGACGCTAGCAAAGAAAGGCTGAAAATAATCTGCCGTCATTTCCTCCAAGGTGTGCAAACCAGCAAAAGCAAAGGCAATTTTAGAACTCATTTGCACCAACCCCCGCAGAAAACCCATAAAATCTTGGGGGATTTTTTCCGCTTCAATTAATTCTTCAATTTTCTCGAACTCATCTAAGGCGATGATTAACCCACCTTCTAACTGTGCTTCTACCTGTTTCAAATAGCGTTCAAAAGTCCGGTAGGGAAGATTGAGCAAATCTGCATCAGCTGGGGGTGGAATTTTCACAGCTTGGGAAATTTCATCAGTAATTGCCATTAGCACCTCGCCAACCCCTTGCGGAGTATCTCCCAACCGCAGCAGGTTGACATAAACTAGCTGTATCCCTGCACCTAGAGAATTAGCAGCGTTTACTAGGATAGAAGTTTTACCCATACGCCTGTGACCGTAGAGAACTACAGACTGGAGTTGATAACCCGTCACCCAGAGTTCTTCTAACTGTCTGATGATATCTTCTCGCCCGACAAAGAGATTACCTTGAACCGGGTCGCCTACTATATAAGGATTAAGCACAGGCTTAGTGATGGCAATTTCCCCCACCTCACCAGCGATTTGTAAGAGGCTCATTCCCCAATTTATAACGATTTCTCTAATTAGCTCTTTTTGTGCTTGCGGCAAACTGTCAGCTTGGTTGAGGATGTTAGCGAGTTCACCTAAAGCGCGATTGAAAGCCATAGACTTAGCCGAACGAGATACACTGCTATTAACAAACTGAACATCCTCAACAACTCGACGTAGGCTAGCAATTGCTTTCCAAGTGACTGGACGTAAAAGCGGTTCTGCTGGAAATGTAGGTAATTGCACAGCAGCAATCGAGAGTGCATCTTTAGCTTCGTGAAATGCTGCTAGAGTTTGGGCAAGAGTGTACATCTCTTCACCATATAGAAGAGAACGCACTACAGCAAAAGCTTTTCTTGCCTGTATTGGTCGTTTTTCATAGAGATACCAAAAACCAGCAGCAGATGCACGAGCCGGAGAATCTAAGCGGATGTCTGTCAGGAAACTTGCTGGGAATCTTTCGAGTCTAAATTGAAGATAAAAAGAGAAAACATTATGTATACCTTGAGCTTTTAACTTTAGTTCTTCATCCAGAGAAGCTGAGGCAAAACGTACTAGTTCCCAATCAAAAGGAGCCTCTGCAAGTTGAGATACACACCAAATAATTTGCTCTGATGAGGTTTTGGCAAGTACTGTATTAACTGCTTTTACAACAGGAATAAATTGTAGGGTATATGCTAACAATTCATTGGTATTATGCAGGCCTGTTTCCCAATCTTGCTGTAGCCAATTCTGCAATCGTTTTTGGAGCTGAAGTATGGGAATCGGAGTGATGTGAGGAAGTAGGCAACTACTATTGGGAATATTTTTTAAACTTAAAGATAAGCCAATTAACCAATTGTCTGGACGTATTAACGCTAAGCCTCCCACCACAGCTGATACCAAGCCTCCCACCAAGCCTAGCGTTACGCCAAACCCCACACTTCCCAGCACACCTTCCGCCAAGCTTATTGCCACACCTAATGCGACGTTTAGTACTACACCTGTTGCTATGCTTCTCGCCAGGCCTGCCTTCAAACCAAAAAGCAAGCTGAGGAGCAAGCCGAATACCACGCCTCCTGTCACTCCTCCTACAGCACCTTTTGGCACACCTCCCATCAAGGCTCGCATTACACCTCCTGCAACACTATACCCCACACCTACCACTACGCCTTTTGAGACACCTCCCCCCACGCCAAACAACGCACCTCCCCCCATACTGAACCACGCGCCTATTATCACGCTGAATCCCACGCCTTGCGCCAATTGGAACCAGTCAATGTAAACATTTCCTATTTTGTCAATAATTAGACATATAGCCGCTGGTGTAACTACTGTTAACACTAATCCTTGGTAAAGTAACTGACGCTGGATAGGATTCTGGCGCAACAACTCCCACAACTTTCGCCAATTCATTTCACTTTCAGCGATATTCACACCCCCGAAAGTATCCACATACCACCGCAAAGCCTGGGGAAAGAAAAACACCCAGTACAACAAGCGTAGATAATCCAAGGGGTTCCATAGAGAGAGGGGACGACGCAACTTGGGTGCTAAGTCTAAGCGCGGTACAGGCTGGTGTAGACTCATAATACAGTTTTCATCCTCTCCATATACCGCGAGTAGGTTCGATGACACAAATACATAAGTCGCTGGGGATGTCCGCCGCTTTCTTGGATTAGTTGAATGATTTCTTCTTCTGTAAAACTAACCTGAGTATTCGCTAAACGACTGTCAATAAACCCACGAACCATATTTTCGTCCCAAGGCTGAATAAGTTCTTCAATGCAAACGCCTTGAAACGGTGAAGGATTATCTCGGCTATCAGGAAACAGAACATCCAGGTGTTCGCTAGCTGCAATCACCAAGCGCAGAGGTGGGTTAGCTTGTCCGTCAGCTAAACCGCGCAGTTGTTGGCGTAATTCCCTAGTGAAACCATCCCAAGTCATTTGTTGTACTTCGTCTAATAACAACAATAATTGCTGTTTTTGTAACTCACGAATTAATTGCCGACCCTTGCTAACAGCGATTCCCACTTTATTACAGAGTTCATCATAAAAGTCATCGTCATTAAAAAGTAGGCTTAAATTGAGATAAATTGTCTTACGTGGTTTGAGCAGCCGATGTTCTGCCTGTTGGTAAATAGCTTTGAGTAGAGAAGACTTGCCAATTTTTTTCTCTCCAATCAGCGCTACGCTACTGCCACTGTTTAAGGTTTCAAATACTCTGGTAATCTCTCTTTCCCGACCGAACAATAGATGCTGTTCGGTGATGATGTCATTGAGGGGAATAAATGGGTTATCTGTGTAAGCAATAACAGGAGGAACAATATTATTGTTTTGGATTCTCAACCATTCCAAATATTGAGGTTTAAGCCAAGCTATAAATCTGACATCTTTGTCTCGACTTTTCAGGTCGTAATCAGGGAAGCCTTCCCTGTCTATCTGAGGAGAAAATCGCTCATTATATATTGTCCACATCTGCCGCCTCACAGTCTCAGCCGAGATGGGAAGTTCAGGGTTTTTTAATGATTGCTCTGCAACCTGATTATTATCATTTACAGTATTCTCATCGGGAAATTTCGCCAAAAGAATCGCCTGTTCTTTGGGAGTTAAACCCCACTTACGATATACCTCCATGACCAGAAAGTTTTCCCAAGAGTTCATATTTCTGCCATACTCCCCAACATCTTGGCAAACGATTCTTCACTCGCAAGGCTGAATTTAACTGAATTTAAATATAGCGCTTTTCCGATTATGAGAAAATGCGGAAAAATTTTTCCAGTATTTTTCAGAATAACCGGAAAGCTCTTTCTGGGACATTATCGAAGCAAAATTTTATGATTTTGATGCTAAAGATATTGAGTTTTGCTTAAGAAGTAAGTTGGAGGAGAGAAATTAATATGAGATTATCAATGGATAAAGTAATCGTGCCCGTGGTAGTTGCCCTGATAACCTTCGCAGGTAGTTTGGGTGCTGCCTGGATTACTGCAAACCCTCATAATAAGCCAGAAATTCAGCCTCCTACATCACAATGCAACCCAAATCTTGCATCTAAAATTTGTGTTGCTAATCTCACTGTACAAATTAATAGCGATGAACCCCTGCAAGTAAATAATCATCAACGGATTTCTCTGAAAGCTGGGGATAGTTTAAAGGTGTTGAATATTAGCTATTGCATACATTCTGAAGTCAGCCTTAATAAAGTAGAAGCAAAAGCTTATCTTTTCAAACATGGAGTTGAGAGTTATAAAGATGTTCTGCTAACTCCTAGTAACTTTCCAATTAATACAGGTGTTTGTCACAATATCGGTAACTTTCAAAAAAGCTGGAAACTTGAGCCAGGACAACATCAAGCCATGATTCCTATCATCAAATATGATGGCAGCAATAGAATTGTTGATAAGAGTTTCTACTTTACTTTGGATGTTGGCTCTTAAATGTTGCAAGATTCTCAACTAGCACCATCGTTCGCCTTGGAATGAATTCCAAGGCTAATAGCCTAAGTCCACTCAAGTGGACTGAAAACTTTAGCAGTGGTCTTTAGATGAATTTAGCTATTAGCCCGATCATTTATTCTCTTCTCAAATGGTTGTCAAGACTGATGCTAAGTAAAATCTCGCCTGATGCGATTTAGGGCTTGGTTTAAACCTTCGCTGTGAATCCAGCCGACAAAGCCACCATAAATCATTCTGTCATGGCGATCGCTAATAAAAACATGGTCAACGCCAAGAGGATTTTTCCAAGTTCTCACGGCGCTGCCATCCCTTAGCCTCATAATCGGGTTGGAACTCTTAAAATCTCTGTGGTGGGCGCGAGTCATACCGGGGACATTTTCTAAAATAGCGATCGCTTCTTTAGCATCATCTGTTGTATTCTCAGTAACTACCGTTGCACAACCGCATCCATCAGTTACAGTCGTCTTAAGTCTGTCTTTCATATCACCGTCAAACAGCGATAAAGAAT
The genomic region above belongs to Calothrix sp. NIES-2098 and contains:
- a CDS encoding ATPase — encoded protein: MSLHQPVPRLDLAPKLRRPLSLWNPLDYLRLLYWVFFFPQALRWYVDTFGGVNIAESEMNWRKLWELLRQNPIQRQLLYQGLVLTVVTPAAICLIIDKIGNVYIDWFQLAQGVGFSVIIGAWFSMGGGALFGVGGGVSKGVVVGVGYSVAGGVMRALMGGVPKGAVGGVTGGVVFGLLLSLLFGLKAGLARSIATGVVLNVALGVAISLAEGVLGSVGFGVTLGLVGGLVSAVVGGLALIRPDNWLIGLSLSLKNIPNSSCLLPHITPIPILQLQKRLQNWLQQDWETGLHNTNELLAYTLQFIPVVKAVNTVLAKTSSEQIIWCVSQLAEAPFDWELVRFASASLDEELKLKAQGIHNVFSFYLQFRLERFPASFLTDIRLDSPARASAAGFWYLYEKRPIQARKAFAVVRSLLYGEEMYTLAQTLAAFHEAKDALSIAAVQLPTFPAEPLLRPVTWKAIASLRRVVEDVQFVNSSVSRSAKSMAFNRALGELANILNQADSLPQAQKELIREIVINWGMSLLQIAGEVGEIAITKPVLNPYIVGDPVQGNLFVGREDIIRQLEELWVTGYQLQSVVLYGHRRMGKTSILVNAANSLGAGIQLVYVNLLRLGDTPQGVGEVLMAITDEISQAVKIPPPADADLLNLPYRTFERYLKQVEAQLEGGLIIALDEFEKIEELIEAEKIPQDFMGFLRGLVQMSSKIAFAFAGLHTLEEMTADYFQPFFASVIIIHVGFQERAATRQILANPDDDFLLDYTPEALDEIYNLTSGQPYLVQLMGFQLVRRYNDFVFEQGRSRSPVFTVEDVAAVINDPEFFKRGRYYFDGVWGQAMRGADGQQVIIQVLAPHPEGLSFDALAESTALGSEQLQAALDMLMRHDVVAQTEGCWRIIVELFRCWVLQNHPLSRE
- a CDS encoding ATPase, with translation MNSWENFLVMEVYRKWGLTPKEQAILLAKFPDENTVNDNNQVAEQSLKNPELPISAETVRRQMWTIYNERFSPQIDREGFPDYDLKSRDKDVRFIAWLKPQYLEWLRIQNNNIVPPVIAYTDNPFIPLNDIITEQHLLFGREREITRVFETLNSGSSVALIGEKKIGKSSLLKAIYQQAEHRLLKPRKTIYLNLSLLFNDDDFYDELCNKVGIAVSKGRQLIRELQKQQLLLLLDEVQQMTWDGFTRELRQQLRGLADGQANPPLRLVIAASEHLDVLFPDSRDNPSPFQGVCIEELIQPWDENMVRGFIDSRLANTQVSFTEEEIIQLIQESGGHPQRLMYLCHRTYSRYMERMKTVL
- a CDS encoding serine/threonine kinase, with translation MDEVVKKVAALGLPGVILVITMAATGFTGAAAITAALAFLGGPAGMLGGIAVLGLTGLITDALAKVSLEDFLTAVYCQRRQTEPHGKLLEEIDSLSLFDGDMKDRLKTTVTDGCGCATVVTENTTDDAKEAIAILENVPGMTRAHHRDFKSSNPIMRLRDGSAVRTWKNPLGVDHVFISDRHDRMIYGGFVGWIHSEGLNQALNRIRRDFT
- a CDS encoding 6-phosphofructokinase; translated protein: MKTQKRLGILTSGGDCPGLNAVIRAVVSHATLTYGWQVVGIPYATRGLLEVKAIPLSLHGLDLRGIDPLLSMGGTILGSINKGDTLAYVDELMAGYQALELDALIGIGGDGSLAILNQLRNKGNWQFIAIPKTIDNDVALTERVVGFDTAVNTVVDALNRLTFTASSHDRVMIVEVMGRTAGHLALHSGIAGGADVILMPEIPYTIKDTCAHLAELRDRWGRRFAIVVVAEGAHIPEDSSNYASCEKPSCGIGQLIADELSNCSHKQIDIRASVLGHIQRGGIPSALDRLVATAFGKAAVDLIASGKTGQMVAWQNGEVVAVPLEAVLAKSPSLVDPHNYLVETARSLGIYVGNHAAA
- a CDS encoding multicopper oxidase type 2 translates to MNITRREAIKLSLAGGGVLLSPFGFPSIASAQLSPQILRFQLPFKVPPVLKPQRSDDTTDYYEIKIQKSAIEILPGLKTEIWGYNGISPGPTIRQRGGKRSEGGRFSKVRFINQLDRDAQGRLINHVIHLHGMASLPQYDGYAIDYIPPQYFKDYIYPNDRAATLWYHDHTLDFTSRNVYMGLAGMYIVEDEYELNLPLPKGDYDVPLIIQDKRLAKDGSLIFDDNNQRSVYGDVILVNGVPWPQMQVANRKYRFRVLNASASRNYRLILSQKPDAQTSGERLIVIGSDAGLLDAPVELVAPLQGLQIGMAERYDIVIDFSKYPIGSQVYLRNVGFSGTIDNDVRTHAIIRFDVVRQEQDDSIIPNQLRPVESLRDKPIARTRNFRFERNNGQWKINNLTWDSQRVDANPQPGDVEIWELVNPGSGWVHPVHIHLVDLQLLDRNGLPPRPYERGWKDVFLVGEFETVRVIAQFRSRDQRDIKGKFMMHCHNLVHEDHAMMTQFEVGQGGPDPVTTAPALPISQIAAL